Proteins encoded together in one Anopheles darlingi chromosome 3, idAnoDarlMG_H_01, whole genome shotgun sequence window:
- the LOC125954004 gene encoding ras-related protein Rab-23, with translation MLEEELEIALKVIVVGNGGVGKTSMVQRYCKGIYTKDYKKTIGVDFLERQIEIDGEDVRIMLWDTAGQEEFDAITKAYYRGAQACVLTFSTTDRASYEAIREWKVKVENECSEIPTVLVQNKIDLMEQAVVSFDEAEALAHQLGCRLIRTSVKEDVNVATVFRYLATKCHQQMKQQYSQSAPLSQPTISAFSPTFQSKAANNTITLTRPSMKRKPLQKRCGIF, from the coding sequence ATGCTCGAAGAAGAGCTCGAGATCGCACTGAAGGTGATCGTGGTCGGCAATGGTGGCGTGGGCAAAACGTCGATGGTGCAACGGTACTGCAAGGGCATCTACACCAAGGACTACAAGAAGACGATCGGGGTGGACTTTCTCGAGCGGCAGATCGAGATCGATGGCGAGGACGTCCGGATCATGCTGTGGGATACGGCCGGCCAGGAGGAGTTCGATGCCATCACGAAGGCGTACTACCGGGGGGCGCAGGCCTGCGTCCTCACCTTCAGCACGACCGACCGGGCATCGTACGAGGCGATCCGGGAGtggaaggtgaaggtggagaaCGAGTGCAGCGAGATACCGACCGTGCTAGTCCAGAACAAGATCGACCTGATGGAGCAGGCCGTGGTGTCGTTCGATGAGGCGGAAGCGCTCGCCCACCAGCTCGGTTGCCGGCTGATCCGCACGTCGGTGAAGGAGGACGTGAACGTGGCGACCGTCTTCCGGTATCTGGCGACCAAATGCCACCAGCAGATGAAGCAACAGTACAGCCAGTCGGCCCCGCTCAGCCAGCCGACGATCAGTGCCTTTAGTCCGACGTTTCAGTCGAAAGCCGCCAACAACACGATCACCCTGACGAGGCCATCGATGAAGCGTAAACCGCTGCAGAAGCGCTGCGGCATCTtctga
- the LOC125953974 gene encoding UDP-glycosyltransferase UGT5-like produces MKAPSAASAVCLVILVVVFGDSGASGYRILGFNTSPSRSHVIVQDALMKELARRGHSVTMISPYKESESVPNYRKITIPIESWSKDFGSKMFTNSNSKLEMFKNMPLMLKAASAAVNNTIRSPEVQRVLREKEGFDLVITGIMSDGALGLATVLNCPTIVVCPNAAMPFVNSMVGNPSPIGIIPSMMAGLSSAMTFWGRVVNIPGVFIDELFGIFWMSYQREVYTNLFPADRYPSYDEARKNVSMVFLNHHVSKGNPRPYVPAMVEVGGLQIKETPSPLPEDIRKWIEGADHGVIFFSLGTNLLSSSMPPEKLDAILSTFRKLKQRIIWKWDSQDMPNKPDNVLLRDWLPQDDILAHPNVRLFIMHGGLGGIAESLFHGVPLVGIPMFGDQPANLAKVEKEGWVYVLEFSDLTQQTLTRAIETVLNDGSYKENVQRLAQLYRDRPQSAMETAVFWTEYVIRHRGATHLRYPGVDMPIWERYALDAIAFWCAVIYALCKFVAFTCRRCCRRAKSPKLKRQ; encoded by the exons ATGAAGGCGccatctgcagcatcagctgTGTGTCTAGTGATACTGGTGGTAGTGTTCGGTGATAGTGGTGCGTCCGGGTATCGTATACTAGGTTTTAACACGAGCCCCAGCCGATCGCATGTGATCGTTCAGGATGCGCTAATGAAAGAGCTGGCACGCCGGGGCCACTCGGTGACAATGATAAGCCCGTACAAGGAGTCCGAAAGCGTGCCCAACTATCGCAAGATAACGATCCCTATTGAATCGTGGAGTAAAG ATTTCGGCAGCAAGATGTTCACCAACAGTAATTCGAAGCTGGAAATGTTCAAAAATATGCCACTGATGCTAAAGGCAGCATCCGCTGCAGTTAACAATACCATACGGTCACCGGAAGTGCAGCGCGTGCTGCGTGAGAAGGAAGGATTCGATCTGGTGATCACGGGTATCATGAGTGACGGTGCCCTTGGGCTGGCCACAGTACTCAACTGTCCAACGATAGTGGTGTGCCCGAATGCCGCGATGCCATTCGTGAATTCAATGGTTGGCAATCCGTCACCGATTGGCATCATCCCGAGCATGATGGCCGGGCTTTCCTCGGCCATGACCTTCTGGGGGCGTGTGGTCAACATCCCTGGAGTTTTCATCGATGAGCTGTTCGGTATCTTCTGGATGAGCTACCAGCGAGAGGTTTACAC TAACCTTTTCCCTGCGGATCGCTACCCGTCATATGATGAGGCTAGGAAGAACGTATCGATGGTATTCCTGAACCATCACGTCTCGAAGGGTAATCCAAGACCGTACGTACCGGCAATGGTGGAGGTCGGTGGGTTACAGATCAAGGAAACCCCCTCGCCGCTCCCAGAAGATATACGCAAGTGGATCGAGGGCGCTGACCATGGTGTCATCTTCTTCAGTCTCGGTACCAACCTGCTCAGCTCATCGATGCCACCGGAGAAACTGGATGCCATCCTGAGTACCTTCCGGAAGCTAAAGCAACGCATCATCTGGAAGTGGGACTCGCAGGATATGCCCAACAAACCGGATAACGTGCTGCTACGCGATTGGCTACCACAGGATGACATCCTAGCCCATCCTAACGTACGGCTCTTCATCATGCACGGTGGCCTCGGAGGGATCGCCGAGTCGCTGTTCCACGGCGTACCACTCGTCGGCATTCCCATGTTCGGCGATCAGCCGGCCAATTTGGCGAAAGTCGAAAAGGAAGGTTGGGTCTATGTGCTCGAGTTTAGCGATCTGACGCAGCAGACACTCACAAGGGCGATCGAGACGGTACTGAACGATGGTAGCTATAAGGAGAACGTGCAGCGTTTGGCGCAGCTGTACCGCGATCGCCCCCAGAGTGCCATGGAAACGGCTGTCTTCTGGACGGAGTACGTGATCCGTCATAGGGGAGCAACGCATCTGCGCTACCCAGGAGTTGACATGCCCATCTGGGAGCGCTATGCACTGGATGCAATCGCGTTCTGGTGCGCAGTGATCTATGCGTTGTGCAAGTTTGTAGCATTCAcgtgccgccgctgctgtcgGAGAGCGAAAAGCCCGAAACTCAAAAGGCAATAG
- the LOC125954008 gene encoding protein yippee-like, which produces MRFTFLFDLLFQGAANGGHANGQSTSSAASSSVSTGGSGTMVKTFQAYLPSTNRTYSCVHCRAHLASHDELISKSFQGSQGRAYLFNSVVNVACGQAEERVLLTGLHAVADIYCECCKTPLGWKYEHAFESSQKYKEGKYIIELAHMIKENGWD; this is translated from the exons ATGCGCTTTACGTTCCTGTTTGATCTACTATTCCAG gGGGCGGCCAACGGAGGGCACGCGAACGGGCAATCAACCTCGAGCGCAGCGTCGTCCTCTGTGTCGACCGGCGGAAGTGGCACCATGGTGAAAACGTTCCAAGCGTACCTACCGTCCACGAACCGAACCTACTCCTGTGTCCACTGCCGGGCACACCTAGCTAGTCACGATGAGCTTATATCGAAATCGTTCCAGGGCAGCCAGGGCCGGGCCTATCTGTTTAACTCGGT CGTTAACGTGGCCTGTGGTCAGGCCGAGGAACGGGTACTGCTAACCGGGCTACATGCCGTGGCCGATATCTACTGTGAATGCTGCAAAACACCGCTCGGATGGAAATAT GAGCATGCCTTTGAGTCGAGCCAGAAGTACAAGGAAGGCAAGTACATCATCGAGCTGGCCCACATGATCAAGGAGAATGGCTGGGACTGA